GATCCTGCTGATCGCCCCGGTGGCGGTGCACCGGGTGATGTTCGGTCAGCACCTGAAGGACGAGGTGGTCGCGCTCACCGCGAGGTCGGCCGCGATCGGACTCGGCTTCCTCGGGCTGGCCATGATGTGCGCCGTCTTTCTCATCACCGATGTCGTGTCCGGAACGGCGATGGCGCTGGCGCTGACCGTGCCGTTGAGCATCGTGATCCTGATCGCCTGGTACCTGATGCCGTCGCTGCGGATGCGTGCCGCAGCCGATGACGAAGAGCACAGCTGAACGTTGCCACGGCGCGCGTTGCGACTCAGGCCTCGCCGAGTCGCACGGATGCCTCCAGCAAGGTGGCGTGCACGAACGCCTGCGGCAGGTTGCCGCGCAGCTGACGCTGGTCGACGTCGAACTCCTCGGCGAGCAGTCCGGGCGGCCCGCACGCCGCCCGGTTGCGTTCGAAGGCGCGGAAGGCGGCCACCAGGTTGCCCTGTTGCCACTCGGCGAGCGAGAGCAGGAAGCCGCACAGCAAGAAGGCGCCCTCGTCGTCGCCGAGCTCGCCGCTCTCCGGCCGGTACCGGTAGACGTACCAGTCGTCTACGAGGTCGTGACGCACCGCGTCGAGCGTGGCGAGGGTGCGCGGGTCGGCCGCGTCGAGCGCGCCGCGCAGCGGGGGCAGCACCAGCGCGGCGTCGACCCGCTTGTCCTTCGGGGTGCGTTGCCATCTGCCGTCGGCGTGCAGGCAGCGATCGGTCGTCCGGGCGAGGATCGCCGCAGCAAGCTCCCGCATCCGATCGGCCTCCGCAGAACCGACGTGCGGTGCGTAGCTCTTGAGGCCGGCAGCGCAGGCGAGCCGCGAGTGCGTCCACCAGTCGTCGTCGAGTTCCCAGATGCCAGCGTCCTTACCCTCCCAGCGTCCGGCGATGACATCCACCGCGACCTTGGCCGCCCGCCGCGCATCGGCGTCCAGTACGTCGCGTGCGGCGGCCGCGGCGAACAAGGACAGCGACTCGCCGAGGGAGTCGAGCTGGAACTGCTGCCGCACCCAGTTGCCCTTGACGTCGGCGCCGCCCGGATAGCCGGGTAGGCCGAGTGATTCCTCCGCGGGCACCTGGCTGCCGTCGACCAGATAGGCCGGCTCGAGCCGGTCGCCGTCGGCCAGCAGCCGTGCCGTGACGAAGCCGGTTGCGGACGTGAGCAGCGGGTGTGAGCCGTCGGCGGCCACGGCCAGTCCCGCGTAGCACTGGTCGCGGATCCAGACGTACCGGTAGTCGTAGTTGCGGTCGGCGTCCACCCGCTCGGGCAGCGACATCGTCGCCGCCGCGACCATGCCATCGGTGGAACTGGTCAACCCCGCCATCACCGCGTACGCGTGCCGGGTGTCGCGCGGGGCCGCACTGGACGCGAAGGACGGCACGCGTTCCGCCCAGGCCGCCGCGGTCTCCCGCCACGCAGCGTCCGGGTCGGGCGGTGGCCCGTCGAAGGGACGTTCGCCCAGTTCCAGGACCAGATCGTGACGCATTCCGGCGCGCACCTCGATCTCGCAGCTGAGCACCGCGTCGTCCACGCGTACCCCGAGCGCACCCGACCAGCGCAGGTACAGCGACCCGACGCGGCCGGTCCACGTCCCGTCGTCGACGCGACGCAGCTCGCGGGCACGCTCGCGACCGAAGGCCGCCCGCGCGTCAAGCAGCACCCGCACCCGCGCATCGCCGTCGGTCGCCTCGACGCGCCGCAACAGGACGAGCGAGTCGAGCCGCGTAGGCATGGCCAGGGCATCGCGGCAGGTCACCACCCGGCCCTGGTCGGTCGCCCACCGGTTGCGCCAGATCAGCGTGCCCGGTTCGTAGCTGCCACCCCACACGCAGCGGGTGGTCGGCGTGACTGCGTACGCCCCCTCGCCCCCGATCAGGGACGCGAAGACCGCGTCGTCGTGCCAGCGCGGCGCGCACAGCCAGACGATCTCGCCGTGTGGCCCGCACAGCGCGCCGCGCTCGCCGTCGGCCACAAGTGCGTACTCGCGCAGCGGGGAGGGCGGGAAGTCGCCGTGCAGTTCGCCCCGGCTCATCGCAGCAGTCGGCGCGTGACCTCGCCGGCCACGGCTGCTGCCCCGACCCCTGCGGCGGCGAGCAGGGTGCGGTGGTGTTCGGACGCCCACAGCTGGGGATCGTGGCTGTGTGCCTGCTCGTCGAACCGTCCGTGCGCACCGTAGTCATCGGTCCGATCGGCGGGCTGCCACAGGTTGGCCGGCTGGGACTCGGGGCGCGGTTCGTCGGTCTGCTGCGAGTCGAACCCGGTCTTGGCCAGGTAGCGGTCCAGCAGCCCCGGTGCGATCGCGTTCGCGATCAGTGTCAGCGCCGTGCTGGTGCCGACCCAGTACTCGCGCCGGCGCGGCCGGTCGGCCGCCCGCACGATCGCGCGCGCGGCGAACTCGGGCTGGTAGATCGGCGGGACCGGCTGCGCGCGCCGCGGCAGCCGCGACAGACCCCAGCTGAACTGCGGGGTGTTGACGGCGGGCAGCTGCACCATGATCACCTTGATGTCGCTGCCCTCGTGCATCAGCTCGCAACGCAGCGACTCGGAAAAGCCCTGGATCGCGTGCTTGGCACCGCAGTAGGCCGACTGCAGCGGAATGCCGCGGTAGGCGAGGGCCGAGCCCACCTCGATGATCACGCCGCGACCGCGCGGTTTCATGTGACGCAACGCGGCCCGCGTCCCGTTCACGAAGCCGAGGTAGGACACCGCGGTCGCGCGGTCGAACTCGGCCGCCGTGATCTGATCGAACGGCGCGAACACCGAGCTGAACGCACAGTTGATCCATATGTCGATGGGGCCCAGTTCGCTCTCCACCCGGTCGGCGGCGGCGTCCACAGCTGAGTTGTCGCTCGTGTCCAGCGGGAGTGACAGGGCGCGCCCGCCGGCCTCTTCGACATCGCGGGCCGCCGCAGTCAGACCCTTCTCGCCCCGGGCCATCAGCGCAACGGAGGCGCCGCGCTCGCCGTAGATCCGCGCGACCGCGCGCCCCACGCCGCCGCTTGCACCGGTGACAACGACCGTCGTCACTCAACCGCTCCGTCGTCCGACGGCGGCCGCGAGCTCGCTCTTGTTCATCGTCGAGCGGCCGTGGATGTTCTTCTTCTTCGCCTCTTGGTACAGCTGCTCCTTGGTGCGTCCCGCAGAGCCCGAGTGCGATCGGAGCCCGCCGCGCCGGGACGAGGAGATGTCCTTGACCGACGTGCGGCTGCTCTGCTTCGCCTCGCCCGCGCGGGCACGTTCCTTGTTGACCGTGCGCGCCGCGATCTCCTCGGCCGTGTTCTCGCTGCGGCCGCGTTCGCGCAGGCCCTCCTTCACGTGCTCGTACTGGCGTTCGCGCTTCTTGGTCCAGGCACGCTGCGGCATCGTCTGCTCCCTTCCTCGCAATGAACCAGCCCGTTCGGGGGACGCCTACCCGGCGCCCGCGATGCCGTAACGGGAGTGTTTCGCAGCGGACCGATCCGGGCAGGCAACAGGCATGGCAGACACAGTTGCTGATGTCCTCCTGAAACGACTTCGCGAGTGGGGCGTGCGCCAGGTGTTCGGCTATCCCGGCGACGGGATCAACGGGCTGCTGGCGGCCTGGGGGCGGGCGAACA
This genomic stretch from Jatrophihabitans cynanchi harbors:
- a CDS encoding SDR family oxidoreductase codes for the protein MTTVVVTGASGGVGRAVARIYGERGASVALMARGEKGLTAAARDVEEAGGRALSLPLDTSDNSAVDAAADRVESELGPIDIWINCAFSSVFAPFDQITAAEFDRATAVSYLGFVNGTRAALRHMKPRGRGVIIEVGSALAYRGIPLQSAYCGAKHAIQGFSESLRCELMHEGSDIKVIMVQLPAVNTPQFSWGLSRLPRRAQPVPPIYQPEFAARAIVRAADRPRRREYWVGTSTALTLIANAIAPGLLDRYLAKTGFDSQQTDEPRPESQPANLWQPADRTDDYGAHGRFDEQAHSHDPQLWASEHHRTLLAAAGVGAAAVAGEVTRRLLR
- a CDS encoding glycoside hydrolase family 15 protein, with product MSRGELHGDFPPSPLREYALVADGERGALCGPHGEIVWLCAPRWHDDAVFASLIGGEGAYAVTPTTRCVWGGSYEPGTLIWRNRWATDQGRVVTCRDALAMPTRLDSLVLLRRVEATDGDARVRVLLDARAAFGRERARELRRVDDGTWTGRVGSLYLRWSGALGVRVDDAVLSCEIEVRAGMRHDLVLELGERPFDGPPPDPDAAWRETAAAWAERVPSFASSAAPRDTRHAYAVMAGLTSSTDGMVAAATMSLPERVDADRNYDYRYVWIRDQCYAGLAVAADGSHPLLTSATGFVTARLLADGDRLEPAYLVDGSQVPAEESLGLPGYPGGADVKGNWVRQQFQLDSLGESLSLFAAAAARDVLDADARRAAKVAVDVIAGRWEGKDAGIWELDDDWWTHSRLACAAGLKSYAPHVGSAEADRMRELAAAILARTTDRCLHADGRWQRTPKDKRVDAALVLPPLRGALDAADPRTLATLDAVRHDLVDDWYVYRYRPESGELGDDEGAFLLCGFLLSLAEWQQGNLVAAFRAFERNRAACGPPGLLAEEFDVDQRQLRGNLPQAFVHATLLEASVRLGEA
- a CDS encoding DUF6328 family protein; this encodes MAAEVPRDAAGHRSAARARAGYVREESAAARLDRNYGELLQELRVAQTGVQILFAFLLSIAFQQRFARIEDYQRYLYLATLACAACAAILLIAPVAVHRVMFGQHLKDEVVALTARSAAIGLGFLGLAMMCAVFLITDVVSGTAMALALTVPLSIVILIAWYLMPSLRMRAAADDEEHS